One Mercurialis annua linkage group LG3, ddMerAnnu1.2, whole genome shotgun sequence DNA window includes the following coding sequences:
- the LOC126673244 gene encoding U11/U12 small nuclear ribonucleoprotein 48 kDa protein has product MNPSSSTPYPLYIQNPNYQLPNHTIPNYQTPNPNFPFHHSLPQPPPPPPQPPQLTPITTNTPITDISSTLSCLSNLIHLSQRTLDSFSALVLNPNSTSNNNKNDNFISCPYNPNHLMPPESLFLHSLRCPSPLFEDPVALIDSLHYPKTLNLKNPLKTAQFNNDPVNKNSDLCLSLDGFCSEFGSNFFYKDCPGVVEFNDLDSLDKSFTLPGVLSVECANFVDRIEDDFKGFDRNEFRILPSDLWFIRREVEGWVDCPSVYSYGVFCAILRLHFVKCSDLKMWVIANSPRYGVVTDVYMRDHIYLLLRLCLNAIKREAMSFVCHGINVNLNFSCPVLAQVFMWIVSQLSVLYGEGNANGFVIHILRQCILEVSNGVLLPLEANVTERSAENGDGSDVRGVKLQEPVEGSIECKMDRDVNASVDEEVIFVSQVAASVAALRERALLEARIKRLRNYHPPPRYMRMNEHTYVSKRAEDERKKRSNYRAIIDHDGLPRKQLSNEDAGKIKTREELLAEERDYKRRRMSYRGKKLKRTTLQVMRDIIEEFMEEIKKAGGIGCFESRASEEGVVLQPSVSSDITTGDNEYRKNSGKSAETRRVTSGHYGNHSYSDHNIRSTSSKDATNRDYEQRGKSHHRHLEHVEYQRRNRHDSRGTDDHSGSSKRQRSHDSLHEQNNRQSERDGVETNIFKRREKKSSDKSDYYSYGSDLAKNPSARIYHEKAVVKDRHLRNSDGIHRSKFLGKNAFEDRYNPAESHKTSEDDVYSGQQA; this is encoded by the exons ATGAATCCATCTTCTTCCACTCCATATCCCCTTTACattcaaaaccctaattaccAACTTCCCAACCATACAATTCCTAATTATCAAACTCCTAATCCAAATTTCCCATTCCACCACTCTCTTCCCCAACCACCGCCACCCCCACCACAACCGCCACAACTTACTCCGATCACCACCAACACTCCAATTACCGATATTTCCAGTACACTATCTTGTCTATCTAATCTCATCCATCTCTCACAACGAACCCTAGATTCCTTTTCTGCACTTGTACTAAACCCTAATAGCACcagtaataacaataaaaatgacaattttattTCATGTCCGTACAATCCCAACCACCTCATGCCGCCAGAGTCTCTTTTTCTCCATTCTCTTCGCTGCCCATCTCCTCTTTTCGAAGACCCAGTTGCCCTAATTGATTCTCTTCATTACCCAAAAACTTTAAACCTTAAAAACCCATTGAAAACAGCCCAATTTAATAATGACCCAGTCAATAAAAACAGTGATTTGTGCTTGTCTTTAGATGGTTTTTGCAGTGAGTTTGGTTCTAATTTCTTTTACAAGGACTGCCCCGGTGTAGTTGAATTTAACGACTTAGATAGCTTagataaaagtttcacattgcCTGGTGTTTTATCTGTTGAATGTGCTAATTTTGTTGATAGAATTGAGGAtgattttaagggttttgatcgAAATGAGTTTAGAATTTTGCCGTCGGATCTGTGGTTTATTAGGAGAGAAGTTGAGGGTTGGGTTGATTGTCCTAGCGTGTATTCTTATGGTGTTTTTTGTGCTATTTTAAGGTTACATTTTGTTAAATGTAGTGACTTAAAGATGTGGGTTATTGCTAATTCTCCGCGTTACGGTGTTGTGACTGATGTGTATATGAGGGATCATATTTATCTGCTTTTACGGCTTTGTTTAAATGCGATTAAAAGAGAAGCTATGAGCTTTGTATGTCATGGGATTAATGTGAATTTGAATTTTAGCTGTCCTGTTTTGGCTCAAGTTTTTATGTGGATCGTGTCTCAGCTTTCGGTTTTATATGGTGAGGGAAATGCTAATGGCTTTGTTATTCATATTCTAAGGCAATGTATATTAGAGGTTTCCAATGGAGTTTTACTTCCCCTGGAGGCAAATGTCACTGAAAGATCAGCCGAGAATGGTGATGGGAGTGATGTAAGAGGTGTTAAACTTCAAGAGCCTGTGGAAGGAAGTATAGAGTGTAAAATGGACAGAGATGTGAATGCAAGTGTTGATGAGGAGGTAATTTTTGTGTCCCAGGTAGCAGCTTCTGTTGCAGCTTTGCGTGAGCGGGCCTTGCTAGAAGCAAGGATTAAGCGATTACGGAATTATCATCCACCACCAAGATATATGCG GATGAACGAGCATACTTATGTATCAAAAAGAGCGGAGGACGAGCGTAAGAAGCGTTCTAACTACAGAGCTATTATTGATCATGATGGCCTGCCTCGCAAGCAATTAAGTAATGAG GACGCAGGCAAGATTAAGACAAGGGAGGAGTTGTTGGCTGAAGAAAGGGATTACAAACGCAGAAGAATGTCATACCGCGGGAAGAAGTTGAAAAGGACAACTTTGCAG GTTATGCGAGATATAATAGAAGAATTTATGGAGGAAATCAAAAAAGCTGGAGGGATTGGTTGTTTTGAGAGTAGAGCTTCAGAGGAAGGCGTGGTGCTCCAACCTTCTGTTTCTTCTGATATTACAACAGGTGATAACGAATATAGAAAAAACAGTGGCAAGTCTGCTGAAACAAGGAGAGTAACTTCAGGTCATTACGGGAACCATTCATACTCTGATCATAACATCAGATCTACGAGCTCCAAGGATGCTACAAATCGAGATTATGAGCAACGCGGAAAAAGCCATCATAGGCATCTTGAACATGTAGAATATCAGAGAAGAAACCGTCACGATAGTCGTGGTACCGATGACCATTCTGGAAGTTCGAAAAGGCAGAGAAGCCATGACTCATTGCATGAGCAGAATAACCGCCAAAGTGAACGAGATGGAGTGGAAACCAACATTTTCAAGCGTCGTGAGAAAAAATCTTCTGACAAGTCCGATTATTACAGTTACGGGTCAGATTTGGCGAAAAATCCAAGTGCACGAATTTATCATGAGAAAGCAGTTGTTAAGGACAGGCACCTAAGGAACTCTGATGGGATTCATAGGTCCAAATTTCTAGGAAAAAATGCATTTGAGGATAGATACAACCCTGCAGAATCTCATAAAACCAGCGAAGACGATGTCTACTCTGGACAAC
- the LOC126673247 gene encoding germin-like protein subfamily 1 member 14: MKVDNFIFIFALLALAFSLAVAPDPAPLNDFCVAPTDLKSAEIVNGQICKDPEQVKADDFFYSGLNKAADTNNRIGVNATLLTVEEIKGLNTLGIAISRIDFAPGGVNPLHHHPRSSEIFTVLTGILFAGFVTSNPEHRLFAKILRPGDVYVFPQGLIHFQENIGKTHAVAIAGFNSQNPGVVTEANTIFGSVPPIRPEVLARSFQLKEETVTFLQNQEWVNP, from the exons ATGAAAGTTgataatttcatatttatttttgctTTATTGGCTTTGGCTTTCTCATTAGCCGTTGCTCCTGATCCTGCACCTCTTAATGACTTCTGTGTAGCACCAACTGATCTCAAGTCTGCGG AAATTGTGAATGGACAAATCTGCAAGGATCCAGAACAAGTGAAAGCAGATGATTTCTTCTATTCAGGACTGAACAAAGCAGCAGACACAAACAATAGAATAGGAGTAAACGCTACTCTTTTAACAGTCGAAGAAATTAAAGGACTCAACACCTTAGGTATAGCCATATCTCGAATCGATTTCGCACCCGGCGGTGTCAACCCTCTGCACCACCACCCTCGATCATCCGAGATCTTTACCGTCTTAACCGGCATTCTCTTTGCCGGTTTTGTCACGTCGAACCCGGAGCATCGTCTCTTTGCAAAGATTCTACGTCCCGGAGATGTTTATGTATTTCCACAAGGGTTAATTCATTTTCAGGAGAATATTGGGAAAACACATGCAGTTGCAATTGCAGGTTTTAATAGCCAAAATCCAGGAGTTGTTACAGAAGCTAATACAATCTTTGGATCAGTGCCACCAATTAGGCCTGAGGTTCTTGCTAGGTCATTTCAACTTAAAGAAGAAACTGTGACTTTTCTTCAAAATCAAGAATGGGTTAATCCCTAA
- the LOC126673246 gene encoding inorganic phosphate transporter 1-4-like, which produces MGNDQLQVLNALDVAKTQLYHFTAIVIAGMGFFTDAYDLFCISLVTKLLGRIYYHVDGSAKPGSLPPNVAAAVNGVAFVGTLSGQLFFGWLGDKMGRKKVYGMTLMLMVVCSVASGLSFGKDAKSVMATLCFFRFWLGFGIGGDYPLSATIMSEYANKKTRGAFIAAVFAMQGFGILAGGIFAIFISAIFESKFNAPAYEIDPIGSTVPQADYVWRIIVMFGALPAALTYYWRMKMPETARYTALVAKNAEQAASDMSRVMQVDIEAEPHKIEKLNQQSSNSFGLFSKAFLHRHGLHLLGTTTTWFLLDIAFYSQNLFQKDIFTAIGWIPAAKSMNAVQEVYKIARAQTLIALCSTVPGYWFTVALIDIMGRFAIQLMGFFFMTVFMFALALPYNHWTHKDNRIGFVVMYSFTFFFANFGPNATTFVVPAEIFPARLRSTCHGISAAAGKLGAMVGAFGFLYLAQNQDPAKADAGYPPGIGVRNSLIVLGVVNFLGMCLTFLVPESKGKSLEEMSGENEEDDELTTGNTIRLGR; this is translated from the coding sequence ATGGGGAACGATCAATTACAGGTGCTTAATGCACTTGATGTAGCAAAAACACAATTATACCATTTCACTGCAATTGTGATTGCTGGAATGGGTTTTTTCACGGATGCATATGATCTTTTCTGCATATCGCTCGTAACAAAATTGCTCGGTCGAATATATTATCACGTCGATGGTTCAGCGAAGCCTGGATCATTGCCACCGAACGTTGCAGCAGCTGTTAACGGGGTGGCATTCGTCGGAACTTTATCGGGCCAGCTATTTTTCGGTTGGCTCGGTGATAAAATGGGCAGGAAAAAAGTTTATGGAATGACCCTTATGCTTATGGTGGTCTGCTCGGTTGCTTCGGGTCTTTCTTTCGGGAAAGATGCAAAATCTGTGATGGCAACTCTTTGTTTCTTCAGATTCTGGCTTGGATTTGGCATTGGTGGGGATTACCCTCTTTCCGCAACGATCATGTCGGAATACGCGAATAAGAAAACTCGGGGCGCGTTCATTGCTGCTGTTTTCGCTATGCAAGGGTTTGGCATTTTAGCTGGAGGAATATTTGCTATATTCATATCAGCTATATTCGAATCTAAGTTCAATGCTCCTGCCTATGAGATTGATCCTATTGGTTCGACGGTCCCTCAGGCGGATTACGTGTGGCGAATTATCGTTATGTTTGGCGCATTGCCGGCTGCATTGACTTATTATTGGCGTATGAAGATGCCTGAGACCGCCCGTTACACTGCTCTTGTTGCCAAGAATGCAGAGCAGGCAGCTAGTGATATGTCAAGAGTTATGCAGGTTGATATCGAGGCAGAACCGCATAAGATTGAGAAGTTGAATCAGCAATCGAGCAACTCATTCGGGTTGTTTTCGAAAGCGTTTCTTCATCGACATGGACTTCACTTACTCGGAACAACAACGACATGGTTCTTGCTTGACATTGCATTTTACAGTCAGAATCTATTCCAGAAAGATATTTTCACCGCGATCGGATGGATTCCTGCGGCCAAGAGTATGAATGCAGTTCAAGAAGTTTACAAAATTGCAAGAGCACAAACACTTATCGCTCTATGCAGTACCGTTCCAGGATACTGGTTTACCGTAGCATTGATCGACATAATGGGACGATTCGCCATCCAACTTATGGGATTTTTCTTCATGACCGTGTTCATGTTCGCCTTGGCACTTCCGTACAACCACTGGACTCACAAGGACAACAGAATTGGATTTGTGGTTATGTATTCATTCACATTCTTCTTTGCCAACTTTGGACCTAATGCAACCACATTCGTCGTTCCGGCCGAGATATTCCCTGCTAGGTTAAGGTCAACCTGTCACGGAATATCAGCAGCGGCAGGAAAGCTCGGGGCGATGGTTGGTGCGTTCGGATTCTTGTATTTGGCGCAGAATCAGGACCCGGCGAAGGCAGATGCAGGGTACCCTCCAGGCATTGGTGTGAGGAACTCATTGATTGTGCTGGGAGTTGTGAATTTCTTAGGAATGTGTCTGACTTTCTTGGTGCCAGAATCTAAGGGAAAATCTTTGGAGGAGATGTCTGGTGAAAATGAGGAAGATGATGAGCTAACAACTGGAAATACAATCAGATTGGGTCGTtag